From the genome of Virgibacillus siamensis, one region includes:
- the rsmB gene encoding 16S rRNA (cytosine(967)-C(5))-methyltransferase RsmB, with protein sequence MKKYNLREAIIDLLLRIDRDSGYSHLLIDHEINSRKISPKDGALLTEIVYGTIQRKMTLDYYLDAYLNNKKKIQPWVYMLLRMSIYQMVFLDKVPDHAVIHEAVEIGKERGHKGIASFVNGVLRNFQRKGIPDMSDVKCASKRLSIETSHPEWLINRWVDMYGFETTKAMCHANLTRKPLSIRVQPLKITREKVMDELTRLGFEIRQSPLSDQGIIIDKGNILHTDLFKEGYVTIQDQSSMLAGDMLQAEPGMEVLDACSAPGGKATHIAETMENQGFINAYDLHQKKVRLIKEKAMLLDLTIIEANQGDARKLQQVHKEETFDRILIDAPCSGLGVIRGKPDIKYNKTEKDIHQLTQIQSDILDEAAPLLKKGGLLIYSTCTVDTSENNEVVHAFLEQHPEFQIDQSLFEDIPGVLSGTEGCTDAGVQLFPQTLSTDGFFLTRFIKT encoded by the coding sequence ATGAAGAAATACAATTTACGAGAAGCAATCATTGATCTATTGCTTCGGATCGATCGGGACAGCGGGTACAGTCACCTGCTCATTGATCATGAAATAAATTCAAGGAAGATCTCTCCAAAAGATGGTGCGCTTCTGACGGAAATAGTGTATGGTACGATTCAAAGGAAAATGACCTTGGATTATTATCTGGATGCATATTTAAATAATAAGAAAAAAATTCAGCCATGGGTGTACATGCTGCTTCGTATGTCAATCTATCAAATGGTATTTTTGGATAAAGTACCAGATCATGCTGTGATTCATGAAGCGGTTGAGATTGGAAAAGAACGTGGTCATAAGGGAATTGCTTCGTTTGTGAATGGGGTGCTTCGCAATTTTCAACGAAAAGGAATTCCGGATATGTCGGATGTGAAATGCGCATCGAAACGATTGTCCATTGAAACCAGTCACCCGGAATGGCTGATTAATCGCTGGGTGGATATGTATGGTTTCGAAACGACAAAGGCGATGTGCCATGCAAACCTGACACGGAAACCACTTTCCATAAGAGTTCAACCATTAAAGATCACAAGGGAAAAGGTGATGGATGAGTTGACGAGGCTTGGTTTTGAAATACGACAATCCCCGCTGTCAGATCAAGGCATTATCATTGATAAAGGCAATATCCTGCATACTGACCTATTTAAGGAAGGTTATGTCACGATTCAGGATCAAAGTTCTATGCTTGCCGGGGACATGCTTCAAGCTGAACCGGGAATGGAAGTGTTGGACGCCTGCAGTGCACCGGGAGGTAAAGCAACTCATATTGCCGAAACGATGGAGAATCAAGGATTCATCAATGCCTATGATTTACATCAAAAAAAAGTAAGGTTGATTAAAGAAAAAGCAATGTTACTTGATTTAACCATTATCGAGGCCAATCAGGGGGATGCAAGAAAACTGCAGCAAGTACATAAGGAAGAAACCTTTGACCGGATTTTGATTGATGCACCTTGTTCCGGATTGGGAGTTATTCGGGGGAAACCTGACATTAAATACAATAAAACAGAAAAGGATATTCATCAGCTCACGCAGATACAGTCGGACATATTGGATGAGGCAGCACCGCTTTTGAAAAAGGGCGGACTACTGATATATAGTACGTGTACAGTTGATACAAGCGAAAATAATGAAGTAGTTCATGCGTTTTTAGAGCAGCATCCGGAATTTCAGATTGATCAGAGTCTTTTTGAAGATATTCCAGGTGTTCTTAGCGGAACAGAGGGGTGTACAGATGCAGGGGTGCAGCTTTTTCCACAAACCTTAAGTACAGATGGTTTTTTTCTGACGCGGTTCATTAAAACGTGA
- a CDS encoding Stp1/IreP family PP2C-type Ser/Thr phosphatase, with translation MKGQFLTDTGRVRSHNEDSGGIFYNSAGQMLAVIADGMGGHQAGDVASQMTTELMKEAWEKAGEMESPEKMEKWLSESVTRINNAVYEHAMNHEECFGMGTTIVGVACIKDFTTVVHIGDSRCYILNDDGFKQVTEDHSFVNALVQSGEISKDDAQYHPRKNVVLKALGTESHIEPDVRTVCLDPGNKILLCSDGLTDKVEDNELEKILQEEADLQVTGDQMIDLANERGGEDNISLVLLYHETPEKEGES, from the coding sequence ATGAAAGGTCAATTTCTAACAGATACCGGCAGGGTAAGAAGTCATAATGAAGATTCCGGCGGCATTTTTTACAATAGTGCCGGTCAAATGCTCGCTGTGATTGCCGATGGGATGGGTGGACATCAGGCAGGAGATGTTGCAAGTCAAATGACAACAGAGCTAATGAAGGAAGCATGGGAGAAGGCCGGGGAAATGGAATCGCCGGAAAAAATGGAAAAGTGGCTTTCAGAATCAGTGACTCGCATTAATAACGCTGTTTATGAACATGCAATGAATCATGAAGAATGTTTTGGGATGGGGACTACAATTGTTGGTGTAGCCTGTATAAAAGATTTTACCACAGTTGTACACATAGGTGACAGCCGGTGTTATATTTTAAATGACGATGGTTTCAAACAAGTAACAGAAGATCATTCTTTTGTTAATGCGTTAGTTCAATCCGGTGAAATTTCCAAGGATGACGCACAGTATCACCCACGAAAAAACGTGGTACTAAAAGCATTGGGAACAGAAAGTCATATTGAACCTGATGTCCGTACCGTATGTCTGGATCCCGGCAATAAAATTCTTCTGTGTTCAGACGGACTGACAGATAAAGTTGAAGACAACGAACTCGAGAAAATCCTTCAGGAAGAGGCTGACCTGCAGGTTACCGGAGACCAGATGATTGATTTAGCAAATGAACGGGGTGGAGAGGATAATATTTCGCTTGTTTTGCTTTATCATGAAACACCCGAGAAAGAGGGTGAATCCTAG
- the coaBC gene encoding bifunctional phosphopantothenoylcysteine decarboxylase/phosphopantothenate--cysteine ligase CoaBC — MLQNKNVLLGVSGGIAAYKACALTSKLTQQGANVKVIMTESATKFVSPLTFQALSRNPVYTDTFDEKNPKKIAHIDIADWADIAIIAPATANIIGKMANGIADEMLSTTLLATQASVYIAPAMNVHMYAHQAVIANMKKLESWGYHFIEPGAGYLACGYVGKGRLEEPETIIETIKNHQAGSALFSGKKVLVSAGPTRENIDPVRFFSNRSSGKMGFAIAEAAANMGAEVTLVAGPSQEEISNNNIKRIDITTAAEMYEAMLKYYNGSDIVVKAAAVADYRPKETYAGKMKKQAGDWNIQMERTNDILQTLGDRKENQFLVGFAAETSNPLDYGKKKLKKKNLDAIVINNVAAEGAGFSGDTNVVTYVNKQDETKNLELASKQDIANKIMQFISNDMKGETM, encoded by the coding sequence ATGCTGCAGAACAAAAATGTATTATTGGGAGTCTCCGGGGGAATCGCCGCGTATAAGGCATGCGCATTAACGAGCAAACTGACCCAGCAGGGAGCAAATGTGAAAGTTATCATGACGGAAAGTGCAACAAAATTTGTATCCCCGTTAACGTTTCAGGCATTATCCCGTAATCCTGTATACACCGACACGTTTGATGAAAAGAATCCGAAAAAAATTGCCCATATTGATATTGCTGACTGGGCGGATATTGCAATAATTGCCCCTGCCACCGCAAATATTATTGGAAAAATGGCCAATGGAATTGCTGATGAAATGTTATCAACAACGCTGCTTGCAACACAGGCGAGTGTATATATTGCACCGGCTATGAATGTTCATATGTATGCACATCAGGCCGTAATTGCTAACATGAAGAAACTGGAATCGTGGGGGTATCATTTTATCGAACCCGGTGCTGGCTATCTGGCGTGCGGATATGTCGGAAAGGGACGTCTGGAGGAACCGGAAACCATTATTGAAACGATTAAGAATCACCAGGCAGGAAGTGCTCTGTTTTCCGGTAAGAAAGTACTTGTTTCGGCAGGCCCTACACGGGAAAACATTGACCCTGTCCGCTTTTTCAGTAATCGCTCGTCCGGGAAGATGGGATTTGCAATAGCGGAAGCTGCCGCCAATATGGGCGCCGAAGTAACGTTGGTGGCCGGTCCGAGTCAAGAGGAAATTTCGAATAACAATATTAAACGAATCGATATAACGACTGCTGCCGAGATGTATGAAGCGATGCTGAAGTATTATAATGGAAGTGATATCGTTGTGAAGGCAGCTGCAGTCGCGGATTACCGCCCTAAGGAAACATATGCCGGGAAAATGAAAAAACAGGCAGGGGATTGGAATATTCAGATGGAGCGGACGAATGATATTTTACAAACACTAGGAGACAGGAAAGAAAATCAATTCCTGGTCGGGTTTGCAGCGGAAACATCCAACCCATTGGATTATGGCAAGAAAAAGTTGAAGAAAAAAAATCTTGATGCCATCGTAATCAATAATGTTGCTGCTGAGGGAGCCGGTTTCAGCGGTGACACAAACGTTGTGACATATGTAAATAAGCAGGACGAGACAAAAAATCTGGAATTAGCATCAAAACAGGATATCGCCAATAAAATCATGCAATTCATTTCAAATGATATGAAGGGTGAAACAATGTGA
- the priA gene encoding primosomal protein N' — translation MNIAKVIVDVPASSINQTFDYLIPDKYTDILVAGMRVIVPFGPRKIMGFVVDKATESSFDSLKEIIEVLDLTPVLTDELIDLGRWLAEETLSLYITAFQVMLPQVLKARYKKELERMTDDKLTPELEAFFAGRDFIPYEELDNSVISYYQIQKAIQDGDVAVNYLVKSRITKKQVTMIKPNREPYLLEEVYRELPGNAKKQQKLLRFFIENPQEIEQKKLMKKMNTTRSVIKSLLDKQLLIASQKEIYRNPYDDSAFEKTEPLELTQEQKEAITPIRRSVQEDQHDVFLVHGVTGSGKTEIYLQAIQDVIEKGKEAIVLVPEISLTPQMVNRFKGRFGSNVAVMHSALSSGEKYDEWRRIQRKEVQVVVGARSAIFAPFKNLGIIIIDEEHENSYKQEDNPRYHARDVAIHRGEIHKCPVVLGSATPTLESYARAHKGVYKLATLKKRTNEKDMPSVEIVDMRNELHEGNRSMFSVTLKEKMESRIAKGEQIVLLLNRRGYSTFVMCRDCGHVTECPHCDIALTYHKNSNRLKCHYCSYEEPMPVRCPSCNSDLIRFFGTGTQRIEESLVQLIPEARVIRMDVDTTRRKGAHEKLLNQFANKEADILLGTQMIAKGLDFANVTLAGVLTADSMLHLPDFRSSEKTFQLLTQVSGRAGRHDLPGEVIIQSYTPEHYSIQLASHYDFVQFYRNEMNTRKKFQYPPYVFLTLITVSHQNHVTVVQTAQRIAQLLQQYMEDNTVVLGPTPSPITRMKDRYRYQCMIKYKNEPNLRKIIKKIIRQYDEDVRKNDLQIHVDMQPYQLM, via the coding sequence GTGAATATCGCAAAGGTAATTGTTGATGTTCCTGCGAGTTCCATTAATCAGACATTCGATTATCTGATTCCGGACAAATATACGGATATTCTTGTAGCCGGCATGCGGGTGATTGTTCCTTTTGGGCCAAGGAAAATTATGGGGTTCGTCGTAGATAAAGCAACCGAATCTTCCTTTGATTCGTTGAAAGAAATCATTGAGGTCCTTGATTTGACACCAGTCCTGACTGATGAACTTATTGATTTGGGAAGATGGCTTGCGGAGGAGACCCTCAGTCTATATATAACTGCTTTTCAGGTTATGCTGCCGCAGGTTTTAAAAGCCCGGTATAAAAAGGAATTGGAGCGAATGACTGATGATAAGCTTACCCCTGAATTGGAAGCATTTTTTGCGGGTCGGGATTTTATTCCATACGAAGAACTTGATAATTCGGTCATTAGCTACTATCAGATACAAAAGGCTATTCAAGATGGCGATGTTGCAGTTAATTACCTTGTGAAGTCAAGAATAACAAAAAAGCAAGTGACCATGATCAAGCCGAACCGTGAACCGTATTTGCTTGAGGAAGTTTATCGGGAACTGCCGGGCAATGCTAAAAAACAGCAGAAGCTGCTTCGTTTTTTTATTGAAAACCCGCAAGAAATAGAACAAAAAAAGCTGATGAAAAAAATGAACACAACACGTTCGGTCATTAAGTCGTTGCTTGATAAGCAATTGCTTATTGCATCCCAGAAAGAAATCTACCGCAATCCATATGATGATAGTGCCTTTGAAAAAACAGAGCCTCTTGAACTGACACAGGAACAAAAGGAAGCAATTACCCCAATCCGGCGATCTGTACAGGAAGATCAACATGATGTGTTTCTTGTTCATGGTGTCACGGGCAGCGGGAAAACGGAAATCTATTTGCAGGCGATTCAGGACGTGATCGAAAAAGGAAAGGAAGCAATTGTACTTGTACCGGAAATTTCGTTAACTCCTCAAATGGTGAATCGTTTTAAAGGAAGATTTGGTTCTAATGTCGCGGTTATGCACAGTGCGTTGTCAAGTGGGGAAAAATATGATGAATGGCGGCGTATACAACGGAAAGAAGTTCAGGTTGTCGTTGGAGCACGATCGGCAATTTTTGCTCCATTCAAAAATCTTGGTATTATCATAATCGATGAGGAGCATGAGAACAGCTACAAACAAGAGGACAACCCCCGCTACCATGCAAGGGATGTTGCAATTCACCGCGGTGAAATACATAAGTGTCCCGTTGTGCTTGGCAGCGCGACACCGACATTAGAATCGTATGCACGTGCACATAAAGGGGTTTACAAACTTGCTACATTAAAGAAACGAACCAATGAAAAGGATATGCCGAGTGTTGAAATTGTTGATATGCGGAATGAATTGCACGAAGGCAACCGTTCTATGTTTTCCGTGACATTGAAAGAAAAAATGGAGAGCCGCATTGCCAAAGGGGAACAAATTGTTCTGCTTTTAAACAGAAGAGGGTATTCAACGTTCGTAATGTGTCGAGACTGTGGGCATGTAACGGAATGTCCGCATTGTGATATTGCATTGACATATCATAAAAACAGCAATCGGTTAAAATGCCATTATTGTTCTTATGAAGAACCAATGCCAGTACGATGTCCATCCTGCAACAGTGATCTTATCCGGTTTTTCGGGACGGGTACACAGCGGATTGAAGAGTCGCTGGTACAATTAATTCCCGAGGCACGGGTGATCCGCATGGATGTGGACACTACACGAAGAAAGGGAGCACACGAAAAACTGTTAAACCAGTTTGCGAATAAGGAAGCGGATATTCTGCTTGGCACACAGATGATTGCCAAGGGACTCGATTTTGCCAATGTCACACTGGCAGGTGTACTGACAGCAGATTCCATGCTTCATTTACCGGATTTCCGTTCATCTGAAAAAACATTCCAACTGTTGACACAAGTAAGCGGAAGGGCTGGGCGCCATGATCTTCCGGGAGAAGTGATTATCCAGTCGTATACACCGGAGCATTACAGTATCCAACTGGCAAGTCATTATGATTTTGTGCAATTTTACCGGAATGAAATGAATACACGAAAGAAATTTCAATACCCGCCATATGTGTTTTTGACATTAATTACAGTTTCACATCAAAATCATGTCACCGTAGTCCAGACAGCACAGCGGATTGCACAGCTGCTACAGCAATACATGGAGGACAATACGGTGGTACTCGGGCCAACACCATCTCCAATTACCAGGATGAAAGATAGATATCGCTATCAATGCATGATAAAATACAAGAATGAACCAAACTTACGGAAAATAATAAAAAAAATCATCCGTCAATACGATGAGGATGTCCGAAAAAACGATTTGCAAATACATGTGGATATGCAGCCGTACCAATTGATGTAG
- the rsgA gene encoding ribosome small subunit-dependent GTPase A, translating into MASGRIIKAISGFYYVKSGDETVECKSRGVFRKKKITPLVGDFVEFDRDEAYILEVNERRNSLIRPPVANIDQAIIVSSALMPDFNPLLLDRFLVRIESKGISPIIFITKKDLITDVQQSAITDYLNTYRKIGYQVELLTSKQSVDLTYLYHYFSEKVSVIAGQSGVGKSSFLNAINPSLALKTDDISRSLGRGKHTTRHVELVEVGGGLVADTPGFSTLDVDEIAAADLDDCFPEIRDRKHDCKFRGCLHHKEPKCAVKQAVDSGEISSFRYDHYISFLNEIYERKPRY; encoded by the coding sequence ATGGCATCGGGCAGAATAATTAAGGCGATAAGCGGATTTTATTATGTGAAATCCGGAGATGAAACAGTGGAATGTAAAAGCAGAGGTGTATTCCGCAAAAAGAAAATAACACCACTGGTCGGCGACTTTGTTGAATTTGATCGGGATGAGGCGTATATCCTGGAAGTTAATGAAAGACGAAACAGCCTTATCCGGCCGCCCGTAGCCAATATCGATCAGGCTATTATTGTAAGTTCTGCCCTTATGCCTGATTTTAATCCTTTATTGTTGGATCGTTTTCTAGTACGTATTGAATCAAAAGGAATTTCGCCTATTATATTTATAACGAAAAAAGACCTTATCACGGATGTGCAGCAGTCGGCGATTACGGACTATTTGAACACATACCGGAAAATTGGATACCAAGTGGAATTGCTCACATCGAAACAATCCGTTGATCTGACATATCTGTATCATTATTTTTCCGAAAAAGTATCAGTAATTGCCGGGCAATCAGGTGTGGGGAAGTCCTCTTTTTTGAATGCTATTAATCCTTCCCTTGCATTAAAGACGGATGATATTTCAAGGAGTCTTGGCAGAGGGAAACATACGACAAGACACGTCGAACTTGTAGAAGTTGGCGGCGGCCTGGTGGCGGACACCCCTGGATTCAGTACATTGGATGTCGATGAGATTGCTGCCGCCGACCTGGATGATTGCTTCCCGGAAATAAGGGATAGAAAACACGACTGTAAATTCCGCGGATGTCTCCATCATAAGGAACCGAAATGTGCTGTGAAACAAGCAGTCGACAGTGGAGAAATTTCATCGTTCAGATACGACCATTATATAAGTTTTCTGAATGAAATATATGAACGAAAGCCGAGGTATTAA
- the rpe gene encoding ribulose-phosphate 3-epimerase, protein MTKIAPSILSADFSKLGEEIRDVEQAGADYIHVDVMDGHFVPNITIGPLIVEAIKPVTKLPLDVHLMIENPDAFIPQFAEAGASIITVHQEACVHLHRTLQLIRNSGVKPGVVINPATPPELIKEILPEVDLVLIMTVNPGFGGQSFIHQAARKIETVARWRKELNLSFEIEVDGGVNPETASICTDAGADVLVAGSAVFKKTDRKQAMDTILAATEGK, encoded by the coding sequence ATGACAAAAATAGCGCCTTCCATTTTATCAGCAGACTTTTCCAAGCTGGGGGAAGAAATTCGTGATGTGGAACAAGCAGGAGCAGATTACATCCATGTTGATGTAATGGATGGTCACTTTGTTCCAAATATTACAATTGGACCATTGATTGTTGAGGCAATTAAGCCGGTGACCAAGTTGCCGCTGGATGTTCATTTAATGATTGAAAATCCGGATGCTTTTATACCACAGTTTGCAGAAGCGGGTGCATCCATAATTACGGTACATCAGGAGGCATGTGTTCATTTACACCGAACATTGCAATTGATACGTAATAGCGGGGTGAAACCAGGTGTAGTCATTAATCCGGCAACACCACCGGAATTGATTAAAGAAATTTTGCCTGAGGTTGATTTAGTATTAATCATGACGGTGAACCCGGGTTTTGGCGGACAATCATTTATTCATCAGGCTGCACGTAAAATTGAAACAGTTGCAAGATGGAGAAAAGAACTGAATTTATCGTTTGAGATCGAAGTGGATGGCGGTGTTAATCCTGAAACTGCCAGTATTTGTACTGATGCAGGAGCGGATGTCCTGGTTGCCGGAAGTGCTGTCTTTAAAAAGACGGACCGTAAACAAGCTATGGATACCATACTGGCTGCAACTGAGGGTAAATAA
- the pknB gene encoding Stk1 family PASTA domain-containing Ser/Thr kinase, translating into MLNGHLLNERYKITETIGGGGMANVYLGTDIILDREVAIKVLRMEYAHDEEFIARFDREAKAATSLSHPNIVNIYDVGEEDDILYMVMEYVDGMTLKEYIQRYGPIDIEKSLDIMKQITSAIAHAHANGIVHRDIKPQNILIDTYGQVKVTDFGIAMALSATALTQTNSVMGSVHYLSPEQARGGMATKKSDVYSLGIVLFELLTGRLPFSGETPVSIALKHLQSDTPSVKRFNPDVPQSVENIVLKATAKDPFHRFDTVYDMEYSLDTALEPDRMNEEKFTPPDEEGEETKAIPIITDTAINSEGNDETIVNNSTKSTKPYEGKVKKDKKKKEKKKKPKRKKKKWIIILTILFLLLLLAAGSFYVYAYYLKPQDVSVPDVSEMEYEEAVSKLRKLNLETERKERYSEKIEEGYVIRTDPSADSTVKEGSTVSLIVSKGKEKVTFDDYVGKDLSQVKQLLEGKGYEVIAYDKYSDQSAGQIVTQIQPTPGTEVVPSETTVIFEKSIGPDMISVYNLMGMTKEEAIGTLSDQGLQANIIEEHSENTPEGEVIRQDPKPYTELNDGDTVDVYISLGPKDLPPKNYTAEFKVPYEPEEEPKNKNKPVEQNVKIYIGDKNHSISEVFKEETITKDKKYSITLTIAPDSVAEYKVIRGDDIIINESIPYEEGE; encoded by the coding sequence GTGCTGAATGGTCACCTGTTAAATGAACGTTATAAAATAACAGAAACAATTGGCGGCGGCGGGATGGCCAACGTATATCTGGGAACAGATATTATCCTTGATCGGGAAGTGGCAATCAAAGTACTTCGAATGGAATATGCACACGACGAGGAATTTATCGCGCGGTTTGATAGAGAGGCAAAGGCAGCAACCAGCTTATCTCATCCGAATATCGTAAATATTTATGATGTTGGTGAGGAAGATGACATACTCTACATGGTTATGGAGTATGTGGATGGGATGACATTGAAGGAATACATACAGCGATATGGGCCGATTGATATTGAAAAATCATTGGATATTATGAAACAAATCACTTCGGCCATCGCACATGCACATGCGAATGGCATTGTGCATCGGGATATAAAGCCCCAGAATATTTTGATTGATACGTACGGTCAGGTGAAAGTAACAGACTTTGGAATTGCTATGGCATTAAGTGCAACTGCATTGACACAGACGAATTCTGTAATGGGGTCTGTCCATTACTTATCCCCTGAGCAAGCACGCGGCGGAATGGCGACAAAGAAATCAGATGTCTACTCTTTAGGGATTGTTCTGTTTGAATTATTGACGGGCCGATTGCCGTTTTCGGGTGAAACACCAGTATCGATTGCATTAAAGCATTTACAAAGCGATACACCTTCTGTTAAAAGGTTTAATCCGGATGTTCCGCAAAGCGTTGAAAATATTGTACTCAAGGCAACGGCTAAGGATCCATTTCACCGTTTTGATACGGTATATGATATGGAATACAGCCTGGATACGGCCCTTGAACCAGATAGAATGAATGAGGAAAAATTCACCCCTCCTGATGAAGAAGGGGAGGAAACGAAGGCAATCCCTATTATTACAGATACAGCTATCAATTCTGAAGGTAACGATGAAACAATTGTTAATAATTCAACGAAAAGTACCAAGCCTTATGAAGGTAAGGTTAAAAAAGATAAAAAGAAAAAAGAGAAGAAAAAAAAGCCAAAGCGCAAGAAAAAGAAATGGATCATTATCTTAACCATTTTATTCTTGTTATTACTTCTTGCTGCAGGATCATTTTATGTTTATGCATATTATTTGAAGCCCCAGGATGTCAGTGTACCAGATGTATCTGAAATGGAGTATGAAGAAGCTGTCAGTAAGCTTCGGAAGCTTAATTTGGAGACTGAACGCAAAGAACGCTACTCTGAAAAAATCGAAGAAGGCTATGTGATTCGTACAGACCCAAGTGCGGATAGCACAGTTAAGGAGGGATCAACAGTTTCCTTAATCGTAAGCAAGGGAAAGGAAAAAGTGACCTTTGATGACTATGTCGGAAAAGACTTAAGTCAGGTCAAGCAACTTCTTGAGGGTAAAGGTTATGAGGTTATTGCTTACGATAAATATTCCGATCAGTCTGCCGGTCAGATTGTTACACAGATACAGCCGACGCCAGGTACCGAAGTTGTTCCAAGTGAAACGACGGTGATTTTTGAAAAAAGTATCGGACCGGATATGATCTCAGTGTATAATTTAATGGGAATGACAAAAGAAGAAGCAATCGGAACATTGAGTGACCAGGGACTTCAGGCGAATATTATCGAAGAACATTCCGAAAATACACCGGAAGGAGAAGTTATCCGGCAGGACCCTAAACCATATACGGAGTTGAATGACGGTGATACGGTAGATGTTTATATCTCACTGGGGCCGAAAGATTTACCGCCAAAAAATTATACAGCTGAATTTAAAGTTCCATATGAACCGGAAGAAGAACCGAAAAATAAGAATAAACCAGTTGAACAGAATGTTAAAATTTATATTGGTGATAAAAATCATTCCATTTCGGAAGTATTTAAGGAAGAAACAATCACTAAGGATAAGAAGTATTCCATCACCCTCACAATCGCACCGGATAGTGTAGCGGAATACAAGGTGATTCGCGGTGATGATATTATTATTAATGAATCTATTCCATACGAGGAAGGTGAATAA
- the fmt gene encoding methionyl-tRNA formyltransferase, translated as MKKIVFMGTPDFSVPILQSLANASYEIVLVVTQPDRPKGRKKKITPPPVKVAAEELEIPVYQPEKLRNEYMKILSFEPDLIVTAAYGQLLPKELLEAPKYGCINVHASLLPELRGGAPIHYAVLQGEKETGISIMYMAEKLDAGDILAQKRVPITSIDHAGSMHDKLSEAGAELLLDTLPKLAADDIEPIKQDESLATFASNIKREQEKIDWTKSNLEIYNQVRGLHPWPVAFTTYQDANMKIWWGEPDNEVYDGKSGEIVKVIDQEAFVVQCGNGKGLRITEIQPAGKKRMAVKQYLQGSPDRIKTGTKMGE; from the coding sequence GTGAAAAAAATAGTATTTATGGGAACACCGGACTTTTCAGTGCCAATTCTTCAGTCTCTTGCAAATGCATCTTATGAGATTGTCCTGGTTGTCACACAGCCGGACCGTCCAAAAGGCCGCAAGAAAAAAATAACACCGCCTCCCGTGAAAGTGGCGGCAGAGGAACTGGAGATTCCTGTGTATCAGCCTGAAAAACTTCGAAATGAATATATGAAAATCCTTTCGTTTGAGCCGGATTTGATCGTTACAGCTGCATATGGTCAACTTCTGCCCAAGGAATTGCTGGAAGCACCCAAGTATGGGTGTATCAATGTTCATGCATCCTTATTGCCTGAGTTGCGCGGAGGAGCGCCAATTCATTACGCAGTATTACAAGGCGAGAAAGAGACAGGAATTTCAATCATGTATATGGCCGAAAAGCTTGATGCAGGCGATATCCTTGCACAAAAACGTGTTCCTATTACATCAATAGACCATGCTGGCTCCATGCATGACAAACTGTCTGAAGCAGGTGCTGAATTGTTACTGGATACACTTCCAAAATTGGCAGCAGATGACATTGAGCCAATTAAACAAGATGAATCATTGGCTACATTTGCCTCCAATATTAAACGGGAACAGGAGAAGATTGATTGGACCAAAAGTAACCTGGAGATCTATAACCAAGTTCGTGGATTGCATCCTTGGCCAGTTGCATTTACGACGTATCAGGATGCAAACATGAAAATATGGTGGGGAGAACCCGACAATGAAGTGTATGATGGCAAATCAGGCGAAATTGTCAAGGTAATTGACCAGGAAGCTTTTGTCGTTCAGTGCGGTAACGGGAAAGGCCTGCGAATTACCGAAATCCAACCGGCGGGAAAAAAGCGTATGGCAGTAAAACAATACTTACAGGGGTCCCCGGATCGTATTAAAACGGGAACAAAAATGGGTGAGTAA